Proteins from one Telopea speciosissima isolate NSW1024214 ecotype Mountain lineage chromosome 1, Tspe_v1, whole genome shotgun sequence genomic window:
- the LOC122666924 gene encoding zinc transporter 1-like: MGMASSMKSLKSTTIALILLHLLSLHFSLIKAQGGTNNGDGNSTSVDLHSRALILTKVWCLIILLVSTFAGGVSPYFFRWNESFLLMGTQFAGGVFLGTSLMHFLSDSSQTFGGLTTNTYPFAFMLASAGYLLTMFGDCVISFVVNGTARMDKVEVVEVEEGHGRVAGKEMAAVDVNPVFVKTSSFGDTLLLILALCFHSVFEGIAVGVAGTNADAWRNLWTISLHKIFAAIAMGIALLRMLPKRPFLATAAYSFAFAISSPVGVGIGIAIDATTQGAVADWIYAITMGIATGVFIYVAIHHLIAKGFKPQEHSYFDTPFFKFLCVLLGVGVIAVVMIWD; this comes from the exons ATGGGCATGGCTTCCTCCATGAAATCTCTCAAGTCAACAACGATTGCGCTAATCCTACTTCACCTCCTATCTCTGCATTTCTCCCTAATCAAGGCCCAAGGAGGCACTAACAATGGTGATGGCAACAGCACAAGCGTCGATCTGCACTCCAGAGCTCTGATTCTAACCAAAGTATGGTGTCTCATAATCCTATTGGTGAGCACTTTTGCAGGTGGAGTCTCCCCTTACTTCTTTCGATGGAATGAAAGCTTCCTTTTGATGGGCACTCAGTTTGCTGGCGGTGTTTTCCTTGGGACGTCGCTTATGCATTTCTTGAGCGATTCCAGCCAGACTTTCGGAGGTCTCACCACCAACACCTACCCTTTTGCCTTCATGCTGGCGTCCGCTGGTTATCTCCTCACCATGTTTGGTGACTGCGTCATAAGCTTCGTGGTCAACGGAACTGCAAGAATGGATAAAGTGGAGGTCGTAGAGGTGGAGGAAGGACATGGAAGAGTTGCAGGAAAAGAGATGGCCGCCGTGGACGTCAACCCTGTTTTCGTCAAGACATCTTCATTTGGGGATACCTTGTTGCTCATCCTTGCCCTTTGCTTTCACTCTGTGTTTGAAGGCATAGCTGTTGGAGTTGCAG GCACCAATGCAGATGCATGGAGAAACTTGTGGACAATATCCTTGCACAAAATATTTGCAGCCATTGCCATGGGAATTGCATTGCTGCGTATGTTGCCAAAGAGGCCATTTCTAGCTACTGCTGCTTATTCTTTCGCCTTTGCTATTTCAAGCCCTGTCGGAGTTGGAATTGGCATTGCCATTGATGCCACTACACAAGGAGCAGTGGCAGATTGGATCTATGCTATCACTATGGGTATTGCCACTGGTGTTTTCATCTATGTTGCCATCCACCACCTTATCGCCAAAGGGTTCAAACCACAAGAACACAGCTACTTTGACACCCctttcttcaaatttctttgtGTCCTTCTTGGGGTGGGAGTTATAGCAGTTGTGATGATTTGGGACTAG